One Streptomyces sp. V4I8 genomic window carries:
- the sufD gene encoding Fe-S cluster assembly protein SufD yields MAEAQNIPVGSTTAGQIAVAAESTVATRMSVPPSFDVADFPVPHGREEEWRFTPLERLRGLHDGTAVATGDGLQVTVEAPEGVTVETVGRDDARLGKAGTPVDRVAAQAYSAFEKAGVVTVPKETVLTEPIRIAVHGTGGVAYGHQVVELGAFAEAVVVIDHTGDAVLAANVDYILGDGAKLTVVSVQDWDDKAVHVGQHNALIGRDATFKSFVVTFGGDLVRLHPRVAYAGTGGEAELFGLYFTDAGQHQEHRLLVDHNTPHCKSNVAYKGALQGDDAHAVWIGDVLIEAKAEGTDTYEMNRNLVLTDGARVDSVPNLEIETGEIVGAGHASATGRFDDEQLFYLMARGIPADEARRLVVRGFFAELVQQIGVDDIQERLLVKIDEELEATV; encoded by the coding sequence ATGGCTGAGGCTCAGAACATCCCCGTGGGGTCCACCACCGCGGGCCAGATCGCGGTGGCCGCCGAGTCGACCGTCGCCACGCGCATGAGCGTGCCCCCGTCCTTCGACGTCGCGGACTTCCCGGTCCCGCACGGCCGTGAGGAGGAGTGGCGGTTCACCCCGCTGGAGCGCCTGCGCGGGCTGCACGACGGCACCGCCGTGGCGACCGGCGACGGCCTGCAGGTCACCGTCGAGGCCCCCGAGGGCGTCACCGTCGAGACCGTCGGCCGTGACGACGCCCGCCTGGGCAAGGCGGGCACCCCCGTGGACCGCGTCGCCGCCCAGGCGTACTCGGCGTTCGAGAAGGCCGGTGTCGTCACCGTCCCCAAGGAGACGGTCCTCACCGAGCCGATCCGTATCGCCGTGCACGGCACGGGCGGGGTCGCCTACGGCCACCAGGTCGTGGAGCTCGGAGCCTTCGCCGAGGCCGTCGTCGTCATCGACCACACCGGTGACGCGGTGCTCGCCGCCAACGTCGACTACATCCTGGGCGACGGCGCCAAGCTCACCGTCGTCTCCGTCCAGGACTGGGACGACAAGGCCGTGCACGTGGGCCAGCACAACGCGCTGATCGGCCGGGACGCCACCTTCAAGTCGTTCGTGGTCACCTTCGGCGGCGACCTCGTACGCCTCCACCCGCGCGTCGCCTACGCCGGCACCGGTGGCGAGGCCGAGCTCTTCGGCCTCTACTTCACGGACGCCGGCCAGCACCAGGAGCACCGCCTCCTGGTCGACCACAACACCCCGCACTGCAAGTCCAACGTCGCCTACAAGGGCGCGCTCCAGGGCGACGACGCGCACGCCGTGTGGATCGGTGACGTGCTCATCGAGGCCAAGGCCGAGGGCACGGACACGTACGAGATGAACCGCAACCTGGTTCTGACCGACGGTGCCCGTGTCGACTCCGTGCCGAACCTGGAGATCGAGACCGGCGAGATCGTCGGCGCCGGCCACGCCTCCGCGACCGGCCGCTTCGACGACGAGCAGCTCTTCTACCTGATGGCCCGCGGCATCCCCGCCGACGAGGCCCGTCGCCTGGTGGTCCGCGGCTTCTTCGCCGAACTCGTCCAGCAGATCGGCGTGGACGACATCCAGGAACGCCTTCTCGTGAAGATC